The Candidatus Margulisiibacteriota bacterium DNA window ATAAATTGGCTAAAATAGGCAAAAAACCATCACTGGCGGTAGTCCTGGTAGGGGATGACCCCGCGTCAAAAGTTTATGTTGGGTCCAAGGAGCGATCGGCGGCTGAGGTGGGGATCCGGTCTGTTGTTAAAAAGCTGCCAGGCGGCACGACAGAGCAGGAGCTAGCCGCTCTCGTAAAAGAATTGAACGAAGATAGAGGAATAAACGGGATATTGGTCCAGCTCCCATTGCCGCGACATATTGATGCAGATAGAATTTTGGCTCAAATATCACCAAAAAAAGATGTTGATGGGCTGCATCCTTTGAACATGGGAAAACTACTTTTGGGTCAGGAGCCCTATTTCTATCCCTGTACTCCTTCGGGCATCATGGAAATGATCCATTCCTCAAAGATCGATCTTAAAGGTAAGAACGCGGCGGTTATTGGCCGCAGCAATATTGTTGGCAAGCCCATAGCCCAGATGCTGATGAAGGAGCATGCTACTGTTACGATATGTCATTCAAGGACAAGGGACATTAAGTCCTTTACAAAAACAGCCGACATTGTTGTTGTTGCCATAGGAAAGCCCAAATTCCTGACAGCGGATATGGTAAAGGAAGGCGCTGCTGTTTTTGATGTGGGCATGAACAGGCTTGAATCAGGGCTGGTAGGGGATGTTGACTTTGAAGGCGTAAAGGATAAATGCTCCTTTATTACTCCCGTGCCGGGAGGTATTGGCCTGATGACCGTGGCAATGCTTATGAAGAACTGTATTAGAAGCATGGAAATACAGTAGAAATTCATGGAAATACGATAGAAATTCTCAGAACAGATATATTTGTGCAAATAAGCGCAAAAATTATACGGTATTTTAACCGTATTTCTGCTGCGGACAGAGGATTAATGCTTAAGTATCCTGAAAAGATCGTTCACAGATACTACAGCGGCCAGGGCTAGAAGAGCGATCAAGCCCCACTGATGGATCTTGTTCTCCTGCTCAATTGGAATAGGCCTCCCCCTGACAGCTTCGATAAGTATAAAGACCAGCCTGCCCCCGTCAAGCGCCGGCAGCGGCAGCAGATTAAAAATGCCCAGATTGACGCTGATAAGCCCTATGAAGAACATTAATGAATAGACCCCCTGCGAGGCCGCCTGCCCGCTGAACTGAGCGATCCCGAGCGGACCGGCCAGCCCGGCAACGGACATTTTTCCGGTTATCAACTGCCCCAGTATGAACAGGATCCCGGCAGAGATCTCGTAAGTTTTTTTGGCCCCTGCCCAGAAAGAAGACACAAATCCGGTCTTATTCCTTTCTACTTCCAGCGCGAACCCGAGCAGGCCAACCTTATATCTCTCGTCATATTCGGGGGTAGCCGCAAGCATCACAGGATCGCCGTTCCTCAAGACCTCGATCCCGATATTTTTACCCGCGCTTTTATGTATAACATTCACCATCGCAAGAGGGTTGCTGTCCCTGAGCCCGTCCGCGGACAACAGTATATCCCCGGGCCTTATCCCGGCTGCTGCGGCAGGGGAGCCGGCTGATACGGAGGCTATTCTTGGGGATGTTTCGGGAAGGCCGTATACATTGGAAAGAAAAGCAAAAATGAGCACTCCAAGCACGAGATTAGCTATGGGGCCCGCGCAGATAGATTTGAATTTTTCCAGCGGAGGCTTCGATGAATATCTTTCTTCGGGAGGGCAATCTTTTTCTTCGGGGCTTTCTTCGTCTATACCGGCAAGCCGCACAAAAGCAAGTACCGGGACAAGATTCACGGAATAGACGGTATCTTTTCTTTTGAAGGAGAACAGGCGCGGCCCAAATCCTATCCCGAGCTCAAGCACTCTTATGCCTGCCCGTTTTGCCCACAAGAAATGTCCTGCCTCGTGCGCCAGCGCAACAATAATGAAAACGAAACAGAAGGCCAGGACGGATATTATCATCAGATCTTCCCCTTTAATTCGTTGTTTATTATCTGTGCAGCAAGCTTGACCGCCCCCGGAGAACCGAATTTTTTCAGCGCCTTTGCATACCCAGCCCGCATCTTTGCGGCGCTTTCCTTGTCGGTAAGCAGCTCGACAGCCTTTGCCGCAAGGTTTTGAGGGGTGGCCCTGTCCTGAACAAATTCGGGGATAACCTCGGAGCCGACAAGCAGATTGGTCATAGAATAGTAGGGGAGGCGTACCTTTAAGATCTTTTTGCCGATGAACTCGGAAACGGCGGATATTTTATAAGCCATTACCAAGGGAGCTCCAAGGATGGTCCCTTCCATTGTAATTGTCCCTGATGCCGCCAGCGATACATTTGCCGCGCTTAATATGTCATGGCTTTTGCCCTGCACCAGGCGGAGCCCGGAGAGCCAGACAAGTTTTTTTATCTCTTTTGAGAACTGGCCGCTTGATACAGATAGAACGAATTGGGCGTTCGGCACCCTAGACCTTATGATCTCACAAGCTTTAAGAAACACCGGGAGCAGTCCTCTGATCTCATGCAGCCGGCTTCCCGGGAACAGGCCTATTATAGGGAAATTGGGATTAAGCGAAAACGCCCTGCAAAAATCGGCTTTGTCCAGGGACAGCTTAATGGTGTCAAGATTAGGATTCCCTATATAGTCCACAACAGCCCCCGCTTTCCTATATTCCTCCGCCTCCCGCTCAAAGATAGCAAGGATCCGGTCCAGAGTTGATGCAACGCTCTTGACCCCTTTTGAGGTCCCCCAGAGCCATTCCTGAGGGGCAATATAGTAGATGGTCCTTACCCCCATTTTTTTCGCGTATTTTGCAAGCAGCATGTTAAAGCCCTGATAGTCCACCAGAAGCAAAAGATCGGGCCTTTCCCTTTTCAGGACCGCCCTCATCTTAAAATAAGCCAGTATTATGGAAGGAAGGAACCGGATCACTTCGGTTATGCCTACGGTGCCTTTTGAACTCAGGTCCAGGAGTGTTTCTACTCCGGCGGCGCGGCATCTTTCCCCGGCCATCCCGAACAGTTTTACGGAAGGATTGAGCTTAAGAAGCTCCGCGGCCAGAAAAGAGGCGTGAATGTCACCGGACACCTCTCCGGTGCTGAGCATGACCTTGATCATGGTCCTAAATTCCCAGTTCGGGCAGGTCCGGCAAAAGCAGGTCGTCGTTGTCCGAGGCCTCCATTTTCTTAAGGATGCCGCGGTCGGTTTCCTGCTCAAGGAACTCTATAAGATAGGAGATCTCCGGATAAGACACATTGAGTTTTTTCTTCAATTCAAAAATTGCCTGGGTCAGATTGAGCCCCGACTTGAACAATATTTTAAAAGCCTTTTTAAGTTCGTTCTGTGATTCTGCGCTGACCCCCCGGCGCATCAGTCCAACCGAATTAAGGGCCCTGACCTGCATTGGGTTGCCTTCTGCCAGCATGAAGGGCGGAATGTCCTTGGCTATCCTGGAATTTCCTCCTATCATTGCCATTTTACCTATCCTAACGAACTGATGTATGGTGGTCATGCCTCCGATGATAGCGTAATCATCTATCTGCGCATGGCCCGCCATGGCCACATAGCCGGCTATGACCACATTGTTCCCTATATTTGCGTTGTGAGGGATGTGGGAATAGATCTGGATCATTACATCATTGCCGATACGGGTAGTATTGCCTTCTCCAGTTGGCAGATGTATGGTAACGAACTCCCTTATTTGACACCTGTCCCCAATGACAACCCAGCTCTTTTCGCCCCTGTATTTGTGGTCCTGCGGAGGGGTCCCTATCGTGGTGCCGTGGCTGATCCTGCAGTCCTTGCCTATCTTGGTCCACCTGGATACGACCACACTGGTGCCTATCATGGTATTGTCGCCGATCTCGACATCTTCGCCTATTATGCTATAGGCCCCGATCCTGACCCCTTTGCCGAGCTTTGCAGTTGGGTGGACCACGGCGGTCCCGTCAATTTCGATCGAGCCTTCCTGCTGCTGTGCCGGAGAGATTATGGAACACATAAGCTCTCCTTCGCAGACAGGTGCGCCGTTTACCAGCGCAACGCCTTTCATCTTTAGCAGATTTGCCCTTCCCTTTAACAGTTCGACTTCCAGCCTCAACTGGTCGCCAGGAACAACCGGCTTTCTGAACCTGACACTGTCTATTCCGGCAAAGAGCGCGACCTTCCCTTTGTTCTCCGGCTGGAGCAGCACCGCCCAGGCCCCGACCTGCGCAAGGGCCTCCACGATAAGCACTCCCGGCATCACTGGAAGGCCCGGGAAATGCCCCGCAAAGAAACTTTCGTCAAAAGTAACATTCTTGATGCCAACCGCCCTTTTTCTAGGCTCATGCTCTATTATCTTGTCTACGAGCAGGAACGGATGGCGGTGGGGAAGCGTCTTCATTATCTCAACGGTGTCTATGTTAACTTCAGGCATTAAGTATCCTTTCTGCAAGCTTTGCGTTAAGCCTGTGCCCGGCCTTTTCAGAGACTATCTTGCCCTTTATTCTTTTCCCTGACAGGGCCATATCTCCCATTATATCCAGAATTTTGTGCCTTGCCAACTCGTTCGGGAACCGGAGCGGGCAGGAATACCCGTCCTTTAAGATCACGACAGCATTATCAAAAGATGCCCCGAGAGCAAGGCCGGCCTCTCTGAGCCTGTCGGCCTCTTCCAGAAAGCCAAAAGTCCTGGCAGGGGCGATCTCTTTTTCAAAATCGTCCGATAGGGCATCGAAGCTGGCCGATTGTTTTCCCACAAAAGAACCCGGGAAGTCAAGCCCGCACTCAATTATTAGCCCTTCGTAAGGAGCGGCGGTTATAGATGCGCCTTTCTCTTCAATGCGGAACTCCTTCTTTATTTCAACAAAAGGGGCGCTTATCTCCTGCTCCAGAATGCCGGCCTCTTTTATCATTCTCACATATTCAAGCGCGCTGCCGTCAAAAGCGGGCGGCTCTGCCCCCTCAAGCTTGACATCCAAATTAGTAATGCCGAGTCCGTAAGCGGCGGATAAAAGATGCTCTACCGTAATAAAGGCGCCAAGGGAGGTCCCTCTTTGTGTACCAGTTACGGAAGGAACAAGTGCGGGAACGCGGCCGGTTTTGGAAATAAAACAGATCCCGCTGTTTTCTTTTGCCGGGAGCAGCTCGATCAGGGACTCTTTTCCACTGTGAAGCCCCGTCCCCTTGCGGGAAACAGGGCCTCTGATGGTTTTTTGGAGCATCTAGAACGGGCTGGTCAAGCAGATACCTGCGCTAAAGCTCTGGGTCTCTTTGGCGTTGGGGCTGTTTGTGACGTTCAACCCTCTGACATTGATCGAAAAAGACCTTGCCAGGTCGTACCGTAGGCCGGCGTTCAACTGGAACACGCTCTCTCCCGCAAAAGCTTCGGCCATGGCTATCAGGTTTTTTGCTCCGACAGGAGAAGTAATGCCCAGCATGCCAAGGGGCCTAAACCTGTTGTAGTCCGGGAAGTCGAACATTGCTCCAAAGTGAAGGCCTAGGCCGCTGTTAAAATACTTGGTCGCTACCATATAGACATCGGATTCCAGTGAGGAAGTCAGGTTTTCAACTCCTATGGCCATATGAAGCGCATCCCTGTCGTTTGAGCTTGCCATCCCGTATTTGATGTTGATAAAAACGCCTTCTTTGAACCTGTTGGTCACCTTTTCGGTCCTTCCGACGAATCCTAATTCCAGGCCGTTGTTCGGTCCCATATCGGCCCCAAAGTTGGCCTTATATGACCAGCTGCCGCGCAGATCGGTGCCGGAGGTTATTGCCGTAGCGGATGAATTATCAAAAATATAGTCTATCCCAAGGTCCCAGTCCTTTGCCTTGAGCACATCTCCGGAAGGCATCCTTATAAGGCCGGTTGAGCCCGTTAGAGAAGTGGTTTGCGAGGCAAAAGAAGAAGAGCCGGTAAGGATCAGACAGGCACAAACTGCTACAAATACTTGTTTCACTGTTTTCTCCTTTCAGATACCAGATTATATATTAGCTCGAGTTTTTTTGCAAGGACTCCGGATGAGAACTCTGCCAAAGCGTTCTTTGAAGCGTTAAGCGAAAAGGCCTTGCGCAGGTTTTTGTCTTTTAAGAGCAACAGTATCCTGTCCGAGAACTCTTTAAGAAGGGCGTCCCTGTTGCCGGAGGCCGCTGTGCTGACCAGGTATCCGTCCTGCCCGTCATGAATGCACTCTGAGATACCCTGAGCATCAAGTGCGACCGCAGGAAGCCCGCAGGCCTTTGCCTCCGCAACTACAAGCCCCTGCGTCTCGGTAGTTGAGGCAAAGACAAAAAGATCGGACGCTTTGTAATAATCTAGAACCTCCGGATACGGCTTCTGTCCGGCAAAGACAACATTTTTTGAAATGCCCAAGCCTTCCGCCATTTGTTTGTATTCTTTTTCCAGGGGGCCGCCGGCGACGATCAATAGTAGGGGCGTATCGCGATACGCCCCTACAGGATCAAACGCACACAATACAATTTTAAATGCCTCAAACAAAAAAGGAATATTCTTTTCTTTGGAAAGCCGCCCGACATATACCAGGACAGGAGAATTTTCTGATATGCCCAACTCTTTCCTTATCCCGCAGGCAGAGGCCTTTCCCGCCAGTTCCATGTCTATTCCGGAGGCAAGGACATCAATAGGGGAGCTTACCCCAAAGCCCTCGAGATATTTTTTTGTAACGGCCGTCGGAACGATCACCCGGGCGCACCTGTTGCAAAAAGACCTTATCAAGAATGAAACGGCTTTTACCGAAAGAGCCCTGGGCAGCGGAACATTATGAAGGTATTCCGTGAACATGGTGTGGAAAGTAAACACAAAAGGTATGTTCTTTTTTCTTGCGTAACGCATCGCAAGTATCCCAAGCTGGAAGATAGAGTTTGAATGGACTATGTCAAAGCCAAGATCAGGGATAAGGCGGGACAGAGGAACAGCGATCCTGAAACCCGGATATTTTGTCGGAAGAGAGGGGAATCTTATTATCCTGCTGTTGTTGTCCTTGTGGCCGGGATAATCCGGAGCAAAGATGTAGACCTCATGGCCCAGGGCCAGTAATTCTTTTTCAAATATCTCGATCGACCTGGTAACACCGCTGATATACGGCTTGTAAGATTCGGAAAAGACCGCGATCTTCATTTTTCCTTTTCGAGTTTCTTGATGCGCTCGAAAAGCTCCGGCAGTTTTCTTATAAGTGCCAGAATGCGGTGTTCTTTGGCATGGTCCTGGGCGGGATATCCCAAAAGCACCGACTTTTGGGGGGTGTTCTTTGTCACGCCCGCTCTGCCCATCAGTATGCTGTCATCTCCTACATGCACATGAGGGGCCACTCCGCACTGGCCGGACATCTGGACCCGGTCTCCAACCGAAGAACTTCCCCCGAACACATTTTGAGAAGTGATGGCGCAGTTCTGACCTATCACGACATTGTGTGCTATATGGTTCAGGTTGTCTATCTTGGTGCCGCGCTTGATAACCGTTGACCCGATGGCTCCCCGGGCAATGCAATTATTGGCGTATATCTCGACATCGTCCTCGATAACCACCCTGCCTATTTGAGGGACCTTGACGAATTTCCCCCCGACCTGGACAAACCCGAACCCGTCTACCCCTATGACGCAGCCAGAATGTATAATGCACCTTTTCCCAATCCTGGTCCTCGGGTATAGAGTGGTGTTGGGATGTATGATAGTGTCGTCGCCTATTTCGCAGTTGTCCCCGATATAAGCCAAAGGATACACTAGTACGCGTTTGCCGAGTTTTACATTTTTTCCGACAAAGGCAAGAGAATGCACCCCGGGGCTGACCTCTTCAATAGGAGAGAACAGCCCAAGTATCTTTGCGAGCGCCATCCGTGTGTGGTCCACCCTTATAAGCGGTTTTTTAGAAGACCTGACTTCTTTTGGTACTACGAGCGCCGAAGCGGAAGAGGCCTCTGCGGCAAGAAGCTTGTTTATCTCAAGGACAAAAGCAAGATCGCCCTCTTTTGCGTCCTCCAGAGCGGCTACCCCGGAGATCACGATAGACGCGTCTCCCGCCAGCTCGCCTTCGACAAGAAGAGCGATGTCTCCGAGCGTTTTCACCTTATTTGCTGTTCAGCTTGTTTATCACCATGTCGCTGATATCCATCCCGCCGTCAATGATGACCTGCTTGTCAAGAACCAGGTCAAGTCCGAGGTTCTTTTTTACGGCTTTGACCGCGGTAAGTATGTTCTGCTGCAGCTTAGATGTCAGTTCGTCATTCAGCTTCATCAGTTTTTCTCTTTTAGGAGCCAGATCTTCCTCAAGCTTTTTTGTCAGCGATTCTATTTCTTTTTCGGATTTCTTTGAGTTCTTGGCATCTTCAAGCTTTTTCTGGCTTGCTTCGAACTCTTTCTTGAATTCCCCCTCTTCTTTGGAGAGTTGGGATTGAGCCTTGTTGGTTTCCGAATATCCCTTGAAGACCTTTTGTACGTCTATAAAGCCTATGCTGGCCGGGGCAGCAAACACCGGGGAAGACAGAACTAACACGGACAGACAGATCAATAAAGCAAATCCTTTTTTCATTTAATACCCTCCCTTTTTGTTAAGTATTATACCATGTAATTTTTTGATAGTCGAGGCAAACGGCCTGCAGCCTTAAGATGGATCATCAGCACCGAAATATCGGCGGGCGATATTCCGGCGATCCGGGAAGCCTGGCCAACGGATACCGGTCTCAATCTGCTCAGTTTTTGCTGAGCTTCCCTTGAAAAGCCCTTAAGGGACAAAAAATCTATATCTTCGGGGATGGCAAGCTTCTCTATCTTTTTGAACTTTTCCACCTGCCGCAGCTGGCGCTCTATATAGCCGCGGTATTTGTCCTGTATGTCTATCTGAGCCGCCACCTGAGAGGAAAGCCCCGAGGCCCTTTTTTCAACAGCGGTTTTTTTCTTTAGGAAACAGGCATATCTTTCTTTTGACAACAGCCCGATCTTGCGGCCCTTTTCCGAAAGCCGAAGGTCGGCATTGTCCTGTCTTAGGAGGAGCCGGTATTCTGAGCGTGAGGTCAGCATCCTGTAAGGCTCGTTTATCTCTTTTGTGGCAAGGTCATCTATCAGTGTGCCGATGTAGCTTTCTTCTCTTCCAAGTATGAGCGGCTTTTTCCTTTTGACCGTTCTTGACGCGTTGATGCCGGCAATGAGACCCTGAGCCGCGGCCTCTTCGTAACCGGAAGTGCCGTTTATCTGGCCTGCCAGAAAAAGACCTTTGATGCCCTTTGTCTCAAGGGAATGCTGTATTTGAGAAGGGGGGACAAAATCGTATTCTACGGCATAGCCCGGCCGCATTATCTTAGCCTTTTCCAGTCCTTTCATTGTTCTTATGAAGGCGAGCTGGACATCTTCGGGAAGGCTTGTGGCCATTCCCTGTGTGTACATTTCAAGCGTTGATCTGCCCTCCGGTTCGATAAAGGCTTGATGGCGCTCCTTATCAGGGAACCTCACAACTTTATCTTCTATTGACGGGCAGTACCTTGGTCCGGTCCCTTGGATCTTTCCGGAGAACAGAGGAGAGCGGTCGAGGTTCTTATTTATGATGCTGTGGGTTTCCCGGTTAGTGTGGGTAAGGTAGCAGGGCAGCTGTTTCAGTTTTGCCTGAGGATTTTTTGGGACGGCAAGGCCGTATTGTCCGTATTCCCAGATAAAGGAGAACATTTCGGTCCGCTTATCCCCGGGCTGAACGGCCATTTTTGAATAATCTATGGTCCTTCCGTCAAGCCTTGGGGTAGTCCCCGTCTTGAGACGCCCAAGCTTTAGCCCCAGGGACATCAGATTTTCGGACAGACCTTTTGACGCAAATTCCCCTGCCCTGCCCGCTTCCATATGGCGCATGCCGACATGAATAATGCCGTTCAAAAAAGTGCCGGTGGCCAGAATAACGCAAGGGGCCGTATAGATGACCTGCATATTGGTCTTAACGCCCTCGACCCTGCCGCGCTTTACCAGGATTTCTGTGACGATGCCCTGCTTGAGTTCAAGGTTTTTCTGTCTTTCAATGGTGCTTTTCATCTGGGAATGATAAAGGAGTTTGTCCGACTGGGCGCGGAGGGCCTGCACTGCCGGCCCTTTGGCGGTGTTAAGCATTTTCATCTGCAGGTAAGTTCTGTCGGTGGCTATTCCTATTTCGCCGCCGAGAGCGTCAACTTCGCGCACCAACTGGCTTTTGGCCGGGCCTCCGACGGCAGGATTGCACGGCATATTGGCTATCGTGTCAAGATTTATGGTCAAAAGGAGTGTGTCGCATTTAAGCCGTGCCGCGGCCAGGGCGGCTTCGCAGCCGGCATGCCCTGCTCCGATAACAATGACATCATATGGTTCATTATGTTTGACCGCCCTAGTCATCTTACTCTAAAGTTTAGCACAGTCGTAAGGTTTTAGATGAGGTCAGCCCTTGAAGAACAGCCAGTTCTTTTTTTGCCCCTTTAGCCTTACAAGAACATATCTGCCGGACAACCTTTCCCCTTTTATGTCCACCACAATGCGGTCCTTTTCGAACTTTTCCGCCTCGTAGGAACCTTTATCCCATATTTCGACCTTTCCCGCCCCGTAATTTCCTTCCGGAATGATGCCTTCGAAGTTCTCATAGCCAAGTTCGTGATCTTCTACCTCAACCGCCAGCCTCTTTGTCCCGGCTGAGAGAGGAGGCTCTTTAGGGACCGCCCAGCTTTTTAAGACGCCGTTATGTTCCAGGCGAAGGTCATAGTGAAGATGAGAGGCGTGGTGTTTTTGAATTACATAGATCAGGGTTTTCATAAATTACAGCTAGGACATAATTTGCATACCGGACAGATCTCACACTTTGGTTTTTTCGCGTCGCAGACGGTTCTGCCGTGGCGGACCAGAAGATGGTTTATCTTTCCCCACAGGTTTTTTGGAAAAAGCTCCATGAGGTCATTTTCAACCTTTACAGGGTCGCTATGTTTTGAGAAGCCGAGCCTTTTTGAAAGCCGAAGCACATGGGTGTCCACTGCGATGCCGACATTTATTCCGTATCCGTTTGAAAGAACAATATTTGCCGTCTTTCTGGCAACACCGGGGAGGGTTTTGAGCTCTTCCATAGTCTTCGGCACTTTTCCTTTGAAGTTTTCAAGGATCCTCTGCGCCGCCCCCTTAATATTTTTTGCTTTGTTGCGGTAAAAACCGGTTGAATGAACATATTTTTCCAGTTCCGGAAGTTTTGCCTGTGCCAGGTCCTTTATTGTCCTATATCTGCTAAAAAGGGCAGGGGAGATCTTATTGACCTGCTTGTCGGTTGACTGGGCGGAAAGGATCGTGACCACCAAAAGCTGAAAAGGGGTTTTGTATTCAAGAGCTATTGTTGCCTTGGGATAGGTTTTTATAAAAATTGCGATGAGTTTATTTGCCCTGGGCCTTGAATACAGAACCATTGTTGATAGATTATAGCACCCCTGTGAAATTGGGGGCAAAAACATCCGACGAACTGACAGAATGGCAAAAATACTGACACGAGCCGAAACTCCGTTTATTAAGTATGCGGAGAGGCTGTGCGAGAGGATGGAGACCAAGGGAGGGGAGAGAAAAGTTGATCTTTGGATAAACAGAGAAGCCCTGCCATATCTGGGGAAAAGAGACATAAGGGCTATCGAACAAACAGTATCGATCAATCATGAAGTTGCAGATAATGTGAGAGCGCAGTGGTTGCCTTTGGAGCCCGCTAAAGCATGGTTTGAAGGTTCCTGGATAAAAGGGCATATGTTTGACGCAACACAACCTATAACTATACATACTGGAGACGGAGATGTCCCGTTCAATATGAAAGCCGACAGCTCCGGGATGTTTCACAGATACCAGGACGCGGGTATGCCGCAGGGAGGAGACGCTCTTTACGAGGCTGTCAATGAATTTGTCAAAACATGGGACCTGAATCGGGCTTTGGCGCGTAGCAACCGGGCCGAAACAGTTGTCACAACAAAATATCCTTTAGCATGGGGGCAGATATGGCCCGACTTTCCTTTTATTGACCGTTTTGGAGTTGAAAAGCCTTTGGGTTTTATTGCGCTCAGCTCATGGAATTGGACCGTGAGAAGAGGCTGCCCTAGCACAAGCAAGATAGTGGCTTCTCTCGAGGCCCT harbors:
- the folD gene encoding bifunctional methylenetetrahydrofolate dehydrogenase/methenyltetrahydrofolate cyclohydrolase FolD, encoding MVSIINGKELAGDIRGGLRNKLAKIGKKPSLAVVLVGDDPASKVYVGSKERSAAEVGIRSVVKKLPGGTTEQELAALVKELNEDRGINGILVQLPLPRHIDADRILAQISPKKDVDGLHPLNMGKLLLGQEPYFYPCTPSGIMEMIHSSKIDLKGKNAAVIGRSNIVGKPIAQMLMKEHATVTICHSRTRDIKSFTKTADIVVVAIGKPKFLTADMVKEGAAVFDVGMNRLESGLVGDVDFEGVKDKCSFITPVPGGIGLMTVAMLMKNCIRSMEIQ
- the rseP gene encoding RIP metalloprotease RseP; amino-acid sequence: MIISVLAFCFVFIIVALAHEAGHFLWAKRAGIRVLELGIGFGPRLFSFKRKDTVYSVNLVPVLAFVRLAGIDEESPEEKDCPPEERYSSKPPLEKFKSICAGPIANLVLGVLIFAFLSNVYGLPETSPRIASVSAGSPAAAAGIRPGDILLSADGLRDSNPLAMVNVIHKSAGKNIGIEVLRNGDPVMLAATPEYDERYKVGLLGFALEVERNKTGFVSSFWAGAKKTYEISAGILFILGQLITGKMSVAGLAGPLGIAQFSGQAASQGVYSLMFFIGLISVNLGIFNLLPLPALDGGRLVFILIEAVRGRPIPIEQENKIHQWGLIALLALAAVVSVNDLFRILKH
- the lpxB gene encoding lipid-A-disaccharide synthase; amino-acid sequence: MIKVMLSTGEVSGDIHASFLAAELLKLNPSVKLFGMAGERCRAAGVETLLDLSSKGTVGITEVIRFLPSIILAYFKMRAVLKRERPDLLLLVDYQGFNMLLAKYAKKMGVRTIYYIAPQEWLWGTSKGVKSVASTLDRILAIFEREAEEYRKAGAVVDYIGNPNLDTIKLSLDKADFCRAFSLNPNFPIIGLFPGSRLHEIRGLLPVFLKACEIIRSRVPNAQFVLSVSSGQFSKEIKKLVWLSGLRLVQGKSHDILSAANVSLAASGTITMEGTILGAPLVMAYKISAVSEFIGKKILKVRLPYYSMTNLLVGSEVIPEFVQDRATPQNLAAKAVELLTDKESAAKMRAGYAKALKKFGSPGAVKLAAQIINNELKGKI
- the lpxA gene encoding acyl-ACP--UDP-N-acetylglucosamine O-acyltransferase, which produces MPEVNIDTVEIMKTLPHRHPFLLVDKIIEHEPRKRAVGIKNVTFDESFFAGHFPGLPVMPGVLIVEALAQVGAWAVLLQPENKGKVALFAGIDSVRFRKPVVPGDQLRLEVELLKGRANLLKMKGVALVNGAPVCEGELMCSIISPAQQQEGSIEIDGTAVVHPTAKLGKGVRIGAYSIIGEDVEIGDNTMIGTSVVVSRWTKIGKDCRISHGTTIGTPPQDHKYRGEKSWVVIGDRCQIREFVTIHLPTGEGNTTRIGNDVMIQIYSHIPHNANIGNNVVIAGYVAMAGHAQIDDYAIIGGMTTIHQFVRIGKMAMIGGNSRIAKDIPPFMLAEGNPMQVRALNSVGLMRRGVSAESQNELKKAFKILFKSGLNLTQAIFELKKKLNVSYPEISYLIEFLEQETDRGILKKMEASDNDDLLLPDLPELGI
- the lpxC gene encoding UDP-3-O-acyl-N-acetylglucosamine deacetylase, giving the protein MLQKTIRGPVSRKGTGLHSGKESLIELLPAKENSGICFISKTGRVPALVPSVTGTQRGTSLGAFITVEHLLSAAYGLGITNLDVKLEGAEPPAFDGSALEYVRMIKEAGILEQEISAPFVEIKKEFRIEEKGASITAAPYEGLIIECGLDFPGSFVGKQSASFDALSDDFEKEIAPARTFGFLEEADRLREAGLALGASFDNAVVILKDGYSCPLRFPNELARHKILDIMGDMALSGKRIKGKIVSEKAGHRLNAKLAERILNA
- a CDS encoding glycosyltransferase, encoding MKIAVFSESYKPYISGVTRSIEIFEKELLALGHEVYIFAPDYPGHKDNNSRIIRFPSLPTKYPGFRIAVPLSRLIPDLGFDIVHSNSIFQLGILAMRYARKKNIPFVFTFHTMFTEYLHNVPLPRALSVKAVSFLIRSFCNRCARVIVPTAVTKKYLEGFGVSSPIDVLASGIDMELAGKASACGIRKELGISENSPVLVYVGRLSKEKNIPFLFEAFKIVLCAFDPVGAYRDTPLLLIVAGGPLEKEYKQMAEGLGISKNVVFAGQKPYPEVLDYYKASDLFVFASTTETQGLVVAEAKACGLPAVALDAQGISECIHDGQDGYLVSTAASGNRDALLKEFSDRILLLLKDKNLRKAFSLNASKNALAEFSSGVLAKKLELIYNLVSERRKQ
- the lpxD gene encoding UDP-3-O-(3-hydroxymyristoyl)glucosamine N-acyltransferase, translating into MKTLGDIALLVEGELAGDASIVISGVAALEDAKEGDLAFVLEINKLLAAEASSASALVVPKEVRSSKKPLIRVDHTRMALAKILGLFSPIEEVSPGVHSLAFVGKNVKLGKRVLVYPLAYIGDNCEIGDDTIIHPNTTLYPRTRIGKRCIIHSGCVIGVDGFGFVQVGGKFVKVPQIGRVVIEDDVEIYANNCIARGAIGSTVIKRGTKIDNLNHIAHNVVIGQNCAITSQNVFGGSSSVGDRVQMSGQCGVAPHVHVGDDSILMGRAGVTKNTPQKSVLLGYPAQDHAKEHRILALIRKLPELFERIKKLEKEK
- a CDS encoding OmpH family outer membrane protein: MKKGFALLICLSVLVLSSPVFAAPASIGFIDVQKVFKGYSETNKAQSQLSKEEGEFKKEFEASQKKLEDAKNSKKSEKEIESLTKKLEEDLAPKREKLMKLNDELTSKLQQNILTAVKAVKKNLGLDLVLDKQVIIDGGMDISDMVINKLNSK
- the mnmG gene encoding tRNA uridine-5-carboxymethylaminomethyl(34) synthesis enzyme MnmG — protein: MTRAVKHNEPYDVIVIGAGHAGCEAALAAARLKCDTLLLTINLDTIANMPCNPAVGGPAKSQLVREVDALGGEIGIATDRTYLQMKMLNTAKGPAVQALRAQSDKLLYHSQMKSTIERQKNLELKQGIVTEILVKRGRVEGVKTNMQVIYTAPCVILATGTFLNGIIHVGMRHMEAGRAGEFASKGLSENLMSLGLKLGRLKTGTTPRLDGRTIDYSKMAVQPGDKRTEMFSFIWEYGQYGLAVPKNPQAKLKQLPCYLTHTNRETHSIINKNLDRSPLFSGKIQGTGPRYCPSIEDKVVRFPDKERHQAFIEPEGRSTLEMYTQGMATSLPEDVQLAFIRTMKGLEKAKIMRPGYAVEYDFVPPSQIQHSLETKGIKGLFLAGQINGTSGYEEAAAQGLIAGINASRTVKRKKPLILGREESYIGTLIDDLATKEINEPYRMLTSRSEYRLLLRQDNADLRLSEKGRKIGLLSKERYACFLKKKTAVEKRASGLSSQVAAQIDIQDKYRGYIERQLRQVEKFKKIEKLAIPEDIDFLSLKGFSREAQQKLSRLRPVSVGQASRIAGISPADISVLMIHLKAAGRLPRLSKNYMV